One Coffea arabica cultivar ET-39 chromosome 5c, Coffea Arabica ET-39 HiFi, whole genome shotgun sequence DNA window includes the following coding sequences:
- the LOC140007230 gene encoding protein ANTAGONIST OF LIKE HETEROCHROMATIN PROTEIN 1-like, with the protein MARAPPNFGVNLDDPDDARQAATAVLILSWHFQTHQVPRTRQLVHTCPFTGQGWVDDLLGGKCIRMLNNMRMNVPTFIQLCRILREGEYIIEGPCDKVTLEEGVAIGLYGLSHDLTQRMLDATHPRIRNNRKFYPWFKDCIGAIDGTHVSASVPRGEQDAFRNRKGTLSQNVLAACDHDMRFVYVRAGWEGSAHDSRVLLDAISNPDAVFPTPPAGKYYAVDAAYRHMPGLMAPFKSGPGGRSQTAQKGLFNRRHSSVRNIIERTFGVWKMRFKILDGPMKNYPIEAQRNIVVACCVLHNFIREMQPYDVYLPDEVNMDGGGTEGAQMPQLHVTPEALHDWKELRNAMADHMYLHRNE; encoded by the exons ATGGCTAGGGCTCCGCCAAATTTTGGAGTGAATTTGGATGATCCAGATGATGCAAGACAAGCCGCAACTGCTGTATTAATACTATCATGGCACTTTCAAACACATCAAGTTCCAAGGACAAGGCAGTTAGTCCATACATGCCCTTTCACAGGTCAGGGTTGGGTTGACGACTTGTTGGGGGGAAAGTGCATCAGGATGCTTAACAACATGCGCATGAATGTGCCCACATTCATTCAACTCTGCCGGATATTGCGTGAAGGTGAATACATTATTGAGGGCCCCTGTGATAAAGTGACTTTAGAGGAAGGAGTGGCAATTGGTTTATATGGGTTGAGCCATGATTTGACACAAAGAATGTTAG ATGCTACTCATCCTCGGATTCGGAATAATAGAAAGTTTTATCCCTGGTTTAAG GATTGCATTGGGGCTATTGATGGAACACATGTCTCGGCAAGCGTGCCAAGGGGGGAACAGGATGCCTTTCGTAACAGAAAAGGCACGCTTTCACAAAATGTTTTAGCCGCATGTGACCACGATATGAGATTCGTTTATGTCAGAGCTGGTTGGGAAGGGAGTGCCCATGATAGTCGTGTCTTATTGGATGCTATTTCCAATCCGGATGCAGTATTTCCAACCCCACCGGCTGGAAAATATTATGCAGTTGATGCAGCGTACAGACACATGCCAGGACTCATGGCCCCTTTTAAGAGTGGACCAGGAGGAAGATCACAGACGGCACAGAAAGGATTATTTAATCGCCGCCATTCTTCGGTTCGGAATATAATAGAGAGGACATTTGGGGTATGGAAAATGAGGTTCAAAATTCTGGATGGTCCTATGAAAAACTATCCCATTGAGGCACAGAGGAACATTGTAGTGGCGTGCTGCGTATTACACAATTTCATTAGAGAGATGCAGCCATACGACGTCTACTTACCGGATGAAGTTAATATGGATGGCGGAGGTACCGAGGGAGCTCAAATGCCACAATTACACGTCACTCCAGAAGCACTCCATGATTGGAAGGAATTACGAAATGCAATGGCTGATCACATGTACCTTCACCGAAATGAGTAG
- the LOC140007457 gene encoding uncharacterized protein yields MAGKVGSSRQGRAQFPMEREVEFAEYLVELKRANRINKGNLKSEVFPAIVDRFAKKGCHFDISQIKAKYYALRAQTQEYNRMRMRVTGAGWDPLLQTVTMDEIKWQDVIKENPSFETYHNKDCRVFYILSEVFDKMDAQGRYARDSNQPPIDINDEIRARQGQAFSNINLQGTEHVDLTDEMTPPVQSTGKSDAQHSKGKGKGKRKTPESSSAKDGDLPPGLSRTSYNNAISWMDATFASNRSTSQSVDAPPPPPAATTAPPVPIYVDDDLYSMAKARAALDAITGLPDKVAVKAGVKLADSVDHRMMFLTQPSEARKRLYVLTIGGAN; encoded by the exons ATGGCCGGTAAGGTTGGTTCATCGAGGCAAGGTCGAGCCCAATTTCCAATGGAGCGAGAGGTTGAATTTGCGGAGTACTTGGTTGAATTAAAACGGGCTAATAGAATTAACAAGGGCAACTTAAAGAGTGAGGTGTTCCCGGCAATTGTTGATAGATTTGCCAAAAAGGGATGCCACTTTGATATTTCTCAAATCAAGGCGAAGTATTATGCTTTACGTGCTCAGACTCAAGAATACAATCGCATGCGAATGAGGGTGACTGGGGCCGGATGGGATCCCCTCCTCCAGACTGTAACCATGGATGAAATCAAATGGCAAGATGTGATTAAG GAGAATCCATCTTTTGAGACTTACCACAACAAAGATTGCCGTGTCTTCTACATATTGTCGGAGGTGTTTGACAAAATGGATGCCCAAGGCCGATACGCAAGGGACTCAAACCAACCACCAATTGACATCAATGACGAGATAAGAGCGAGGCAAGGTCAAGCTTTCTCCAATATCAACCTCCAGGGTACGGAGCACGTGGACCTAACTGATGAAATGACGCCTCCTGTGCAGTCAACTGGGAAATCGGATGCCCAACATTCaaaaggcaaaggcaaagggaaaaggaagactcCAGAATCTTCATCCGCCAAAGACGGCGACCTCCCGCCTGGTCTAAGTCGCACCTCATACAATAATGCCATATCTTGGATGGATGCGACGTTTGCTTCCAATCGGAGCACGTCCCAGAGTGTAGATGCCCCACCTCCCCCACCTGCTGCTACTACAGCTCCTCCTGTGCCGATTTACGTGGATGATGACCTGTACTCAATGGCAAAGGCACGTGCAGCCTTGGACGCAATTACAGGCTTGCCAGATAAAGTAGCTGTAAAAGCAGGTGTTAAGTTGGCTGATTCCGTAGATCATCGGATGATGTTTTTGACTCAGCCGAGTGAGGCTAGGAAGCGGTTGTATGTATTGACGATTGGGGGGGCCAACTAG